The Novipirellula artificiosorum genome contains a region encoding:
- a CDS encoding tetratricopeptide repeat protein codes for MEKARAAEDAANDARDELEAFNQRLNSSTVLLSSGRAHADAQRWADAYELYTEATTMLPSYSLVWLERGRLNAKLGRWESAANDFAKAVRIGCPVEQTELSGVPQLLYYGGETSAYEKLCEQFSRSQQDDPASVATRGRLVGEISPSTAAELALRVERMLTDSDGGEKSVSKSTHAFDKRRTHYREMYRGANLYVAGWAHLKAGDNEKAMKRLEQSSNANWLGRGIESPLIAIAHHRMGRADEALRWFEQSETLLDRLLDESVGQSRGTPVIPWIDWIEFLLNHREASIIVKGHTPVTDPRIRQMNDFAEASIAD; via the coding sequence TTGGAAAAAGCTAGGGCGGCTGAAGACGCTGCAAACGACGCTCGCGACGAGCTTGAAGCATTTAACCAACGACTCAATTCATCCACCGTCTTGCTCTCGTCGGGGCGAGCACATGCTGATGCCCAGCGTTGGGCCGATGCCTACGAATTGTACACCGAGGCCACCACGATGCTGCCCAGCTACTCGCTGGTCTGGCTTGAACGCGGTCGGCTCAATGCCAAGCTTGGCCGTTGGGAATCGGCCGCGAATGATTTTGCCAAAGCGGTCAGGATCGGATGCCCCGTCGAGCAGACCGAACTTTCGGGTGTGCCCCAGCTTCTGTACTACGGGGGAGAAACGTCCGCCTACGAAAAACTCTGCGAACAATTTTCTCGTTCGCAACAGGACGACCCAGCCTCTGTCGCAACTCGAGGACGATTGGTTGGCGAAATCTCACCATCGACCGCAGCCGAACTTGCACTGAGAGTCGAACGGATGCTGACGGATTCCGATGGCGGAGAAAAGTCTGTATCGAAGTCAACTCATGCGTTCGACAAGCGACGAACTCATTATCGCGAGATGTATCGAGGTGCGAATTTGTACGTTGCGGGCTGGGCTCATTTGAAAGCAGGAGACAACGAAAAGGCTATGAAACGTCTTGAGCAGTCCAGTAACGCGAACTGGCTCGGTCGCGGCATCGAGTCCCCGTTGATTGCGATTGCCCATCATCGGATGGGACGTGCGGACGAAGCACTCCGCTGGTTCGAGCAATCAGAGACGCTGCTTGACCGCCTACTCGATGAGAGCGTTGGCCAGTCCAGGGGAACTCCCGTGATACCCTGGATCGACTGGATTGAATTTCTGCTAAATCATCGCGAGGCAAGCATCATTGTCAAAGGGCACACACCGGTGACCGACCCGAGAATTCGTCAGATGAACGACTTTGCCGAAGCGTCGATCGCCGATTGA
- a CDS encoding ornithine cyclodeaminase family protein, whose product MQVRMLSGADVAELLSMAEAIRLMRTAFAALSAGRAVMPMRSCVDFQNGDIHMMPAALDGGDICVKLVATFRGNRQHHLPVVQGLLTLTDGETGTPRAVMNCGPLTAIRTGAAGGLAIDVLSRQDSEVLGVIGAGVQARMQIEAGLCVRDFRQVILYDRDVKAAQTLRQLLLDRPNPPEVTIAADSQQAAKQADVLITATTSASPTFEGAGVRPGTHINAVGAYRPDVREVDDVLVERAYVVTDSREACQREAGDLIIPGCKGDAELGDILNGVAEGRSDDEQVTFFKSVGLAIQDAVVASWLLKQAEEHEIGSLIEL is encoded by the coding sequence ATGCAAGTCAGGATGCTGAGCGGGGCCGACGTCGCAGAATTGTTATCAATGGCGGAGGCGATCCGATTGATGCGAACCGCTTTTGCTGCCTTGTCGGCTGGGCGAGCGGTCATGCCGATGCGATCCTGCGTGGATTTCCAGAACGGCGATATCCATATGATGCCTGCCGCTTTGGATGGCGGCGACATCTGCGTCAAGCTTGTGGCAACCTTTCGAGGCAATCGACAACACCACCTGCCTGTCGTACAGGGACTGCTGACATTGACCGACGGCGAGACAGGCACGCCACGTGCTGTCATGAATTGTGGGCCGTTGACGGCGATTCGCACGGGTGCCGCAGGCGGTTTGGCGATCGATGTGCTCTCTCGCCAAGACAGCGAGGTTCTTGGCGTCATCGGGGCGGGTGTCCAGGCGCGTATGCAGATCGAAGCGGGATTGTGCGTGCGTGATTTTCGACAAGTGATTCTGTACGATCGCGACGTGAAGGCAGCACAAACGCTTCGTCAGCTGCTGCTCGATCGTCCCAATCCACCGGAGGTGACCATCGCAGCCGATTCGCAGCAGGCAGCCAAGCAGGCGGATGTCTTGATCACGGCAACCACGTCCGCTTCACCCACTTTCGAAGGCGCCGGCGTGCGGCCTGGCACTCACATCAACGCGGTCGGTGCCTACCGACCCGATGTCCGAGAAGTCGATGATGTTTTGGTCGAGCGTGCCTATGTGGTCACCGATAGTCGCGAGGCCTGTCAACGCGAGGCGGGTGACTTGATCATCCCCGGTTGTAAGGGCGATGCCGAACTTGGAGACATCCTAAACGGAGTGGCAGAGGGGCGATCGGATGACGAACAAGTCACCTTTTTTAAATCCGTTGGCCTGGCCATTCAGGACGCCGTCGTGGCCAGTTGGCTATTGAAGCAAGCTGAAGAACATGAGATCGGTTCGCTGATCGAACTCTAA